Proteins encoded by one window of Bacillus sp. DTU_2020_1000418_1_SI_GHA_SEK_038:
- a CDS encoding ABC transporter ATP-binding protein, whose translation MAHTPLLQVKEAGIQFGGLKAVQGFSMEINQGELVGLIGPNGAGKTTSFNLLTGVYVPTEGDILLEGKRLNGLPPYKVTRLGISRTFQNIRLFNELSVLDNVKVAYHSLAKHSIVSSIFRLPSHFSGEKEMEEKSIEFLKIFQLENFKDEMAKNLPYGQQRRLEIARALAAGPKLLLLDEPAAGMNPQETHELMELIAFIRNEFDLTILLIEHDMNLVMGICERIYVLDHGQLIAAGTPEEIRNHPKVIEAYLGEEVTVDNA comes from the coding sequence ATGGCCCATACACCCTTACTTCAGGTTAAAGAAGCAGGCATTCAATTTGGCGGATTAAAAGCTGTTCAAGGATTTAGCATGGAAATCAATCAAGGTGAGCTAGTTGGGCTAATTGGACCGAACGGTGCAGGAAAAACAACAAGCTTTAACTTACTGACTGGTGTTTATGTGCCAACAGAAGGAGACATTCTGTTAGAGGGAAAACGTCTAAATGGGCTGCCTCCATATAAGGTAACACGTCTTGGGATTAGCCGTACCTTCCAAAATATCCGTCTTTTCAATGAGCTTTCTGTTCTGGATAATGTTAAAGTTGCTTATCATTCTTTAGCAAAGCACTCAATTGTAAGCTCCATTTTCCGTCTTCCTTCTCACTTCTCGGGAGAAAAGGAAATGGAAGAAAAGTCAATTGAGTTCCTTAAAATTTTCCAATTAGAAAATTTTAAGGACGAAATGGCAAAAAACCTTCCTTATGGTCAGCAAAGGAGATTGGAAATTGCGAGAGCACTAGCTGCAGGACCAAAGCTTCTATTGCTTGACGAGCCAGCAGCTGGAATGAATCCGCAAGAGACGCATGAGCTCATGGAGTTAATTGCGTTTATCCGTAATGAATTTGATCTGACGATTTTATTAATTGAGCATGATATGAACTTAGTTATGGGTATCTGTGAAAGAATTTATGTGCTGGACCATGGACAGCTAATTGCCGCAGGCACACCAGAAGAAATTCGTAATCATCCGAAAGTCATCGAGGCTTACTTAGGTGAGGAGGTTACTGTCGACAATGCTTAA
- a CDS encoding branched-chain amino acid ABC transporter permease, producing the protein MKKAKGFWLFLILSVIVYGVAQFLISAGILNAFYSNTLIFIGINIILAVSLHLVIGVTGQFSIGHAGFLAVGAYISAIFTMKLHLPLPIALIAGGIMAAVAGLIVGIPSLRLKGDYLAIATLGFAEIIRIVFLNIDYVGGAAGMQVSHLTTWTYTFICLFVTILVIMNFTNSRHGRACISVRENEIAADAMGINTTYYKVIAFALGSFFAGIAGGLYSHNFYIIQPTNFGFLKSFDILIFVVLGGLGSLSGAVISAILLTLVSTFLQDYPETRMIMYSLVLVIVMLYRPQGLMGTREITDLFKWKSAKGGS; encoded by the coding sequence ATGAAAAAGGCAAAAGGATTTTGGCTATTTTTAATTTTATCGGTCATCGTCTACGGAGTTGCGCAATTTCTGATTAGTGCTGGAATCTTAAACGCGTTTTATTCAAATACACTCATCTTTATAGGCATTAACATCATCTTGGCAGTCAGCCTGCACTTAGTGATCGGGGTTACAGGGCAGTTTTCGATTGGACATGCCGGATTTTTAGCTGTTGGTGCTTATATTTCAGCAATATTTACGATGAAGCTTCATCTTCCACTTCCAATTGCTTTAATTGCTGGCGGAATCATGGCAGCAGTAGCGGGACTTATCGTTGGGATTCCGAGCCTTCGTTTAAAAGGTGACTATTTGGCCATTGCAACTTTAGGTTTTGCAGAAATTATCAGGATTGTATTCCTGAATATTGATTATGTAGGTGGAGCTGCTGGTATGCAGGTTTCCCATTTAACAACTTGGACCTATACGTTCATCTGTCTGTTTGTAACGATTTTGGTCATTATGAACTTTACAAATTCAAGACATGGACGTGCGTGTATTTCTGTTCGTGAGAATGAAATTGCTGCGGATGCGATGGGGATCAACACGACCTATTATAAGGTTATCGCGTTTGCGCTCGGCTCGTTCTTTGCCGGCATTGCGGGCGGCTTGTATTCTCATAACTTCTATATTATTCAGCCAACGAACTTCGGATTCTTAAAATCCTTTGATATTTTAATATTTGTTGTACTTGGCGGGCTAGGAAGCTTATCAGGGGCGGTTATTTCAGCGATATTATTAACATTAGTTTCTACATTCTTGCAGGATTATCCGGAAACTCGAATGATTATGTACAGTCTTGTCTTAGTTATCGTGATGTTATACCGTCCTCAAGGACTAATGGGTACTCGTGAAATCACTGATTTATTCAAGTGGAAAAGCGCGAAAGGAGGTAGCTAG
- a CDS encoding branched-chain amino acid ABC transporter permease, with amino-acid sequence MEWLQQLINGISLGSIYALIALGYTMVYGIIKLINFAHGDVFMIGAFIGFYAIAGWGLGFFPALLLAMTVCAIFGVLIERIAYKRLRNATRIAALITAIGVSLLIEYGVIYIRGAQPEAYPNVFTNKSFDVFGAQISSQSLLILSVSIILMIILQFIVHKTKIGKAMRAVSHDMDAARLMGINVNNTISATFAIGSAMAGAAGVIFGVYYTKIEPLMGIIPGLKAFVAAVLGGIGIIPGAMVGGLVLGVVETVVSAFGFSLWRDAAAFIILILILLFRPSGIFGKNAREKV; translated from the coding sequence ATGGAATGGTTACAGCAATTAATAAACGGTATTTCACTCGGCAGTATTTATGCATTAATTGCATTAGGCTATACGATGGTTTATGGAATTATTAAATTAATAAACTTTGCACATGGCGATGTTTTTATGATCGGTGCGTTTATTGGGTTTTATGCCATCGCTGGATGGGGATTAGGATTTTTCCCAGCATTATTACTCGCGATGACAGTTTGTGCAATTTTTGGGGTTCTCATTGAAAGAATTGCCTATAAGCGCCTCCGCAATGCAACTCGAATAGCCGCTTTAATTACGGCAATCGGGGTTTCCCTTCTTATCGAATATGGAGTAATTTACATTCGAGGTGCGCAGCCAGAAGCTTATCCAAATGTTTTTACAAATAAATCCTTTGATGTATTTGGTGCTCAAATCAGCAGTCAATCTCTATTAATTCTCTCCGTTTCAATTATTCTAATGATTATTTTGCAATTCATTGTTCATAAAACAAAAATTGGTAAGGCGATGCGTGCGGTATCACACGATATGGACGCAGCTCGTTTGATGGGGATTAATGTAAACAATACGATATCTGCTACATTTGCAATTGGTTCAGCGATGGCAGGAGCTGCAGGTGTTATTTTTGGTGTCTATTATACAAAAATTGAACCGCTAATGGGAATTATTCCTGGATTAAAAGCATTCGTTGCCGCCGTTCTAGGGGGAATAGGGATTATACCAGGAGCGATGGTTGGAGGACTTGTGCTTGGAGTCGTTGAAACTGTTGTTAGCGCTTTCGGTTTCTCTTTATGGAGAGATGCAGCAGCATTTATTATTCTCATTTTAATCCTATTATTTAGACCATCGGGCATCTTCGGTAAGAATGCTAGAGAGAAAGTGTAG
- a CDS encoding ABC transporter substrate-binding protein, giving the protein MVFKKKITSVLMATTLMAGILAGCSGSKEAGSGGSSSKEGDTIKIGANLELSGQVASYGSGIASGVELAVEEINAAGGVDGKKIELVKVDNKSDAAEATNAAIKLTSQDKVTAIIGAATSGNTVAQAQIANDNKTVLISPSGTSPTVTVREDGSVNEFVFRTAFIDPFQGTVAANFALNDANVKNAAIFADNASDYAKGLAASFKSTFEAAGGTIVSEESYVAKDTDFRSTLTRIKASNPEFIFIPGYYEEVGLIVKQAREMGITVPLMGADGWDSPKLVELAGADALNNTFIINHYSAEDPDETIQKFVKAYGDKNSGKSPDAFNALGYDTVYLLVDAMKRAGTTSDSEKIKDALAATKDLALITGTITVDENHHLIKSASVLEYVDGKQKFKTKVNP; this is encoded by the coding sequence ATGGTTTTCAAGAAAAAAATCACATCAGTCTTAATGGCTACAACATTAATGGCTGGTATCCTTGCTGGATGTAGTGGCAGTAAGGAAGCAGGTTCAGGCGGTTCTAGTTCTAAAGAGGGGGATACAATTAAAATCGGTGCTAACTTAGAACTTTCAGGTCAAGTAGCATCATATGGATCAGGAATTGCTTCTGGAGTGGAACTTGCTGTTGAAGAAATCAACGCAGCTGGCGGTGTAGATGGAAAGAAAATTGAACTTGTCAAAGTTGATAATAAATCAGATGCAGCTGAAGCAACAAATGCTGCCATTAAATTAACAAGCCAAGATAAAGTTACAGCAATCATCGGTGCTGCTACAAGTGGTAACACAGTAGCACAAGCGCAAATTGCTAACGACAATAAGACTGTTCTTATCTCACCATCTGGTACAAGCCCAACTGTAACTGTACGTGAAGATGGATCTGTAAATGAGTTCGTTTTCCGTACTGCGTTTATCGACCCATTCCAAGGAACAGTTGCAGCGAACTTTGCTCTAAACGATGCTAACGTCAAAAATGCAGCAATCTTTGCTGACAATGCTAGTGATTACGCAAAAGGTCTTGCCGCTTCATTTAAATCAACTTTTGAAGCAGCTGGCGGTACAATTGTTTCAGAAGAATCATATGTTGCTAAGGATACAGACTTCCGTTCAACATTAACTCGTATTAAAGCTTCTAATCCAGAATTCATTTTCATTCCTGGATATTATGAAGAAGTAGGTCTTATCGTTAAACAAGCTAGAGAAATGGGAATTACAGTTCCTTTAATGGGAGCAGACGGCTGGGATTCTCCTAAACTAGTTGAATTAGCTGGTGCAGATGCATTAAACAATACTTTCATTATCAACCACTATTCTGCTGAAGATCCAGATGAAACAATTCAAAAGTTTGTTAAAGCTTACGGGGATAAAAATAGCGGCAAATCACCAGATGCCTTCAACGCACTTGGTTATGACACAGTTTACCTTCTTGTAGACGCAATGAAGCGTGCTGGCACTACATCTGATTCAGAAAAAATTAAAGATGCTCTTGCTGCTACTAAAGATTTAGCTTTAATCACAGGAACAATTACAGTTGATGAGAATCACCACTTAATTAAATCTGCATCCGTTCTAGAATATGTAGATGGTAAGCAAAAATTCAAAACAAAAGTTAATCCTTAA
- a CDS encoding Na+/H+ antiporter NhaC family protein, whose amino-acid sequence MENTVFSLIPPLLAIVMVIMTRRVLLSLGVGIVSAAFILGEFRITNTLAIIYDSVKGIFVADGKLNTWNVYIIMFLLILGMITAFISITGGSRAFGEWAMKRVKTRAGAQIVGAVLGIIIFIDDYFNALAVGQISRPITDRQQVSRAKLAYLIDSTSAPVCVVSPVSSWGAYIITLIGTILTANHVTEYSAFSAFLQMIPMNLYVWTTLAMVFIVALRNFEIGPMRIHEIRAVKEGLVYDPDKPLAGELKDDLPTSTKGTVGDLLWPIITLILGTVGMMFWTGYEATEGTATIIKIFENTDVSKSLMIGGLLGLFVTMAMFFRQAFVLKGVDGGILGKGLLSGMKSMLPAVYILLFAWTISDLIGRLETGLYMANIVENSNMNIALLPFILFILAGIMAFSTGTSWGSFGILLPIAGHIAAATDINLLLPAMAAVLAGAVFGDHCSPISDTTILSSTGAGCNHIDHVMTQLPYALISAAISAVGYLILGFTGSSLLALLAVAFMLLIVIIVAGKKQKNLAL is encoded by the coding sequence GTGGAGAACACAGTTTTTTCACTGATACCCCCGCTGCTGGCTATCGTTATGGTTATTATGACTAGACGGGTATTGCTTTCATTAGGAGTGGGGATAGTATCAGCAGCTTTTATATTAGGTGAGTTTCGCATTACAAACACCTTAGCAATTATTTATGATTCTGTTAAGGGGATTTTCGTTGCAGATGGAAAGCTAAATACATGGAATGTATATATCATTATGTTCCTGCTCATTTTGGGAATGATCACAGCTTTTATTTCTATAACTGGCGGAAGCCGTGCATTTGGAGAATGGGCTATGAAACGGGTGAAAACTCGTGCAGGTGCGCAAATTGTCGGGGCAGTTTTAGGTATTATTATTTTTATTGATGATTATTTTAACGCACTGGCTGTTGGGCAAATATCCCGGCCTATTACAGATAGGCAACAAGTATCCCGGGCAAAGCTTGCCTATTTAATTGACTCAACCTCTGCCCCTGTTTGTGTCGTTTCACCAGTTTCGAGCTGGGGGGCTTATATTATTACGCTAATCGGAACTATTTTAACAGCGAATCATGTAACAGAGTACTCAGCCTTTTCGGCTTTTCTGCAAATGATTCCAATGAATCTCTATGTTTGGACCACGTTAGCAATGGTATTCATTGTAGCCTTAAGAAATTTCGAAATTGGTCCAATGAGAATTCATGAGATTCGCGCCGTGAAAGAGGGTTTAGTCTATGACCCGGATAAACCGCTTGCTGGAGAATTAAAAGATGATCTCCCAACAAGCACAAAGGGAACTGTCGGTGATTTACTATGGCCAATTATAACGTTAATATTGGGCACTGTTGGAATGATGTTTTGGACGGGGTATGAAGCTACAGAAGGGACAGCAACTATTATCAAGATTTTTGAAAACACAGATGTTTCGAAGTCCCTTATGATCGGCGGGCTTTTAGGTTTATTTGTAACTATGGCGATGTTTTTCCGCCAAGCCTTTGTTTTAAAAGGGGTAGATGGCGGCATTTTAGGCAAAGGACTTCTATCTGGCATGAAATCGATGCTGCCGGCGGTTTATATTCTATTGTTTGCCTGGACCATATCAGATTTAATCGGACGATTGGAAACAGGACTATATATGGCTAACATCGTTGAAAACTCCAACATGAATATTGCCTTATTGCCGTTTATTTTATTTATATTAGCAGGCATTATGGCATTCAGTACTGGAACATCATGGGGCTCTTTTGGTATATTGCTCCCGATTGCTGGCCATATTGCTGCAGCAACAGACATCAATCTTTTATTGCCAGCTATGGCAGCCGTTTTAGCTGGAGCTGTTTTTGGCGACCATTGTTCACCTATTTCCGATACAACAATACTCTCTTCAACTGGTGCTGGCTGCAATCACATTGATCACGTCATGACACAGCTGCCTTATGCTCTAATTAGCGCAGCTATCTCAGCTGTAGGCTATTTAATATTAGGTTTTACAGGCAGCTCTTTACTTGCTCTATTGGCAGTAGCTTTCATGCTATTAATAGTGATAATAGTTGCTGGGAAAAAACAGAAAAACCTTGCGTTGTAA
- a CDS encoding HD-GYP domain-containing protein, with product MRLVGTASVDAGTILAKAIYNEKGQILLNKGIILKDSMIQRLQDLGITYIFIKDSETEDIEYEGTLSDSMRREAIQTICSTFQEIQNDLDITNSFVVEQASKRFSEIIRYLLTEIKEKSELLNLIADAYTYDNYIFTHSLNVTLYSLAIGMELRLSTKELEILGLGAIFHDIGKLKVSLDILLKPEKLTDIEYEAIKQHADEGFQILRKVHTIPLLVAHCAYQHHERLNGTGYPRGLLGPDIHYFGKIIAVADVFDAITSNRVYRKAMLPSEALEVLYAGSGSLFDQKVVEAFRLAVAIYPVGLSVVLNDGRKGIVSGQNTGLGDRPHIRIMEHHGEKVIPYDIDLKQELNVIIISCDTAFK from the coding sequence ATGAGACTAGTCGGGACAGCATCAGTTGACGCCGGAACAATTCTTGCAAAAGCGATATACAATGAAAAAGGTCAAATATTGCTAAATAAAGGAATTATCTTAAAAGATTCAATGATACAGCGTCTTCAAGATTTGGGAATAACTTATATTTTTATTAAAGACAGTGAAACTGAGGATATAGAGTACGAGGGCACACTTTCGGATTCCATGCGCAGGGAAGCAATACAAACGATATGCTCTACATTTCAGGAAATACAAAATGATCTTGATATAACCAATTCGTTTGTGGTAGAACAGGCTTCCAAGCGATTTTCTGAAATAATTCGGTATCTTTTAACTGAAATAAAAGAGAAATCGGAATTATTGAATTTAATAGCAGATGCATATACATACGATAATTATATTTTTACCCATTCTCTGAATGTAACACTTTATTCATTGGCAATCGGTATGGAGTTAAGACTTTCAACGAAAGAACTTGAGATACTAGGGCTTGGCGCTATTTTTCATGATATAGGCAAACTAAAAGTATCATTAGATATTTTGCTTAAGCCCGAAAAGCTGACGGATATTGAGTATGAGGCAATCAAACAGCATGCAGATGAGGGATTCCAAATTTTGAGGAAAGTGCATACGATTCCCCTCTTAGTAGCCCATTGTGCCTATCAGCATCATGAACGCCTGAATGGAACAGGCTATCCTAGAGGTTTGCTAGGACCTGACATTCATTATTTTGGAAAAATAATTGCTGTAGCAGATGTGTTTGATGCAATCACCTCTAATCGAGTTTATAGAAAAGCGATGCTCCCAAGTGAAGCACTCGAAGTTCTTTATGCTGGTTCGGGATCATTATTTGATCAAAAAGTGGTAGAAGCTTTTCGACTGGCGGTTGCTATTTATCCAGTTGGTTTGTCGGTTGTTTTAAATGATGGAAGAAAAGGAATTGTTTCAGGACAAAATACTGGCTTAGGAGACCGGCCCCATATTCGAATCATGGAGCATCATGGAGAAAAAGTAATTCCTTATGATATTGATTTAAAGCAGGAGTTAAACGTCATTATTATTAGCTGTGATACTGCTTTTAAATGA
- a CDS encoding IS110 family transposase, with translation MEVLLERCAGLDVHAESIVVCVLKGNDDNELTTEIETFPTFTKDLFRLLKWLEEKQVTHLAMESTGVYWKPVFNILEDFFDITLANAQRIKNVPGRKTDVSDAEWIAKLLRVGLIEKSFIPPSDIRELRDLTRLRKKWIGHITSEKNRIQKTFESSNIKLSSVISDVFGVSGRKLLARLLEKGYIDEEEVESSIHGRMQHKKQSISDSLFGTINNHQLFLIRQSWKHIEYLESLTDEIDQKIDQILKSYQEEVAILTSIPGISKNTASVIIAEIGVDMRQFPSSEHLASWAGLSPGNHESAGKRKSTRTTKGNPHIKSALCEAAWAASRSRNKWFALKYWSTAARRGKKKALVATGHRMLRTIYSMLINKELYKEPLQTS, from the coding sequence ATGGAAGTATTGTTGGAACGTTGTGCAGGTTTAGATGTTCATGCGGAAAGTATTGTTGTTTGTGTACTTAAAGGGAACGATGATAACGAGTTAACAACTGAGATTGAGACTTTCCCTACCTTTACAAAAGATTTATTTCGTCTCTTAAAATGGCTAGAAGAAAAACAAGTTACACACCTTGCGATGGAAAGTACAGGTGTTTATTGGAAGCCAGTGTTTAATATTCTGGAAGACTTTTTTGATATCACCTTAGCTAACGCCCAAAGGATTAAGAACGTCCCTGGTCGTAAGACCGATGTAAGTGATGCAGAATGGATAGCCAAGTTGTTAAGGGTAGGTTTGATAGAAAAAAGTTTTATTCCACCCTCAGACATACGTGAGCTTCGGGATCTTACTCGACTTCGAAAAAAGTGGATAGGACATATCACTTCTGAAAAGAACCGTATTCAAAAAACTTTTGAGAGTTCGAATATTAAGCTAAGTTCCGTCATCTCCGATGTCTTTGGAGTGTCTGGCCGAAAGTTGCTTGCACGTCTTCTAGAAAAAGGCTATATAGATGAGGAAGAAGTAGAATCCTCTATTCATGGACGGATGCAACACAAAAAACAAAGTATTTCCGATTCCTTATTTGGAACGATTAACAATCATCAACTTTTTTTAATCAGACAGTCTTGGAAGCATATTGAATACTTGGAGTCTCTGACCGATGAAATTGACCAAAAAATTGACCAGATACTTAAAAGCTACCAAGAGGAAGTAGCTATCCTAACGTCTATACCAGGTATAAGTAAAAATACCGCTTCGGTAATTATCGCAGAAATCGGGGTAGATATGCGCCAGTTTCCTTCATCTGAGCACCTTGCTTCTTGGGCAGGATTATCCCCAGGAAATCACGAGAGTGCAGGAAAGAGAAAGAGTACACGTACAACTAAAGGGAATCCTCATATTAAATCTGCTTTATGTGAAGCTGCTTGGGCTGCATCGAGAAGTAGAAATAAATGGTTCGCACTAAAATATTGGTCTACTGCAGCAAGAAGAGGAAAGAAAAAAGCACTCGTAGCCACAGGCCATCGAATGCTTCGTACGATTTACTCTATGTTAATCAACAAAGAGCTATATAAAGAACCGCTACAAACTAGTTAG
- a CDS encoding YunC family protein: MIDLKPIDIQGHSFLCVSVQLPKTNLLVVTNDKGYIMCGALDVALLNEKLKDRKVIAGRAVGVKTIDQLLDAPLESVTYEAEALGIHKGMAGREALLKMV, translated from the coding sequence TTGATTGATTTAAAGCCGATTGACATTCAGGGACACTCGTTTCTATGTGTCTCGGTGCAATTGCCAAAAACAAATCTACTTGTTGTGACAAACGATAAAGGATATATTATGTGCGGTGCTCTTGATGTGGCATTATTAAATGAGAAGCTTAAAGACCGGAAAGTCATCGCTGGAAGAGCAGTAGGCGTGAAAACGATTGATCAGCTTCTCGATGCACCACTTGAATCAGTCACTTACGAAGCTGAGGCTCTAGGAATCCATAAAGGGATGGCTGGAAGAGAAGCGCTGCTAAAAATGGTTTAG
- a CDS encoding DUF72 domain-containing protein, with protein MILIGVAGWGDHDSLYTQNISPRDKLKEYSGYFPAVEVDASFYAVQPKRNSERWVRDTPESFQFIVKAYQGMTGHERGEIPFKDKEEMFAAFKGSLQPYIEGNKLAMVLFQFPPWFDCKKQNVDYLRWCKEKMGDLPCALEFRHQSWFKPEYKEKTIQFMKEENWIHSICDEPQAGEGSIPTVLETVNNEKVLIRFHGRNVHGWQKKNAENWREVRYLYRYNHQELSEWAKHLKKLKDACKTLYVVFNNNSGGDAADNALQLIDLLNIEYKELAPRQLNLF; from the coding sequence ATGATTCTAATCGGAGTAGCAGGATGGGGAGATCATGACAGCTTATATACTCAAAATATTTCTCCACGGGATAAATTAAAGGAATATAGCGGCTATTTTCCTGCGGTTGAGGTGGATGCGTCATTCTATGCTGTACAGCCAAAAAGAAACTCAGAAAGATGGGTGAGAGACACTCCTGAATCCTTTCAATTTATCGTAAAAGCCTACCAAGGTATGACGGGGCATGAAAGAGGCGAAATTCCTTTTAAAGATAAGGAAGAAATGTTCGCTGCTTTTAAAGGCTCTTTACAGCCTTATATTGAAGGAAATAAATTAGCTATGGTCCTATTTCAATTTCCGCCATGGTTCGACTGTAAGAAGCAGAATGTAGATTATTTACGCTGGTGCAAAGAAAAGATGGGGGACCTTCCATGTGCACTAGAATTCAGGCATCAATCATGGTTTAAACCTGAGTATAAGGAAAAAACGATTCAATTTATGAAAGAAGAAAATTGGATTCATTCTATTTGTGATGAACCACAGGCTGGAGAGGGATCTATACCAACTGTGTTAGAAACAGTAAATAATGAGAAAGTGCTCATTCGCTTTCATGGAAGAAATGTTCATGGATGGCAAAAGAAAAACGCAGAAAACTGGCGAGAAGTCAGATACTTATATCGCTATAATCATCAAGAGCTTTCCGAATGGGCTAAGCATCTTAAGAAATTAAAAGACGCCTGCAAAACGCTATATGTTGTATTTAATAATAATTCTGGTGGAGACGCAGCGGACAATGCCTTACAGCTTATTGATTTATTGAATATAGAATACAAGGAATTAGCCCCGCGGCAATTAAATCTTTTTTAG
- the sufB gene encoding Fe-S cluster assembly protein SufB: MAKKMPEIGDYKYGFADKDVSIFRSKRGLTKEIVEEISKMKEEPQWMLDFRLKSLEHFYNMPMPQWGGDLASLNFDEITYYVKPSEKTERSWDEVPEEIKQTFDKLGIPEAEQKYLAGVSAQYESEVVYHNMQEDLVAQGIVFKDTDSALRENEDIFREHWAKVIPPTDNKFAALNSAVWSGGSFIYVPKGIKVETPLQAYFRINSENMGQFERTLIIVDEGAHVHYVEGCTAPVYTTNSLHSAVVEIIIKKDAYCRYTTIQNWANNVYNLVTKRAVCEANATMEWIDGNIGSKLTMKYPAVILKGEGARGMTLSIALAGKGQHQDAGAKMIHLAPNTSSTIVSKSISKQGGKVTYRGIVQFGRKADGARANIECDTLIMDNQSTSDTIPYNEIMNDNISLEHEAKVSKVSEEQLFYLMSRGISEEEATEMIVMGFIEPFTKELPMEYAVEMNRLIKFEMEGSIG; this comes from the coding sequence ATGGCAAAAAAGATGCCTGAAATCGGCGATTATAAATATGGTTTTGCCGACAAAGACGTTTCCATTTTCCGATCAAAACGCGGTTTGACGAAAGAAATTGTTGAAGAAATTTCAAAAATGAAGGAAGAGCCACAATGGATGCTTGACTTCCGTTTGAAATCATTAGAGCATTTCTACAACATGCCTATGCCGCAATGGGGCGGAGATTTAGCGTCATTAAACTTTGATGAAATTACGTATTATGTTAAACCATCTGAAAAAACTGAGCGTTCTTGGGATGAAGTTCCTGAAGAAATCAAGCAAACGTTTGATAAGCTTGGAATTCCAGAAGCGGAACAAAAGTATTTAGCAGGGGTTTCTGCTCAATACGAATCAGAGGTTGTTTACCATAACATGCAGGAAGATCTTGTAGCACAAGGGATCGTATTTAAAGATACGGATTCCGCTTTACGTGAAAATGAAGACATCTTCCGTGAGCATTGGGCGAAGGTTATTCCTCCAACAGACAATAAGTTTGCGGCTCTAAACTCTGCTGTTTGGTCAGGCGGATCTTTCATCTACGTTCCTAAAGGAATTAAGGTTGAAACGCCATTACAGGCTTATTTCCGTATCAACTCTGAAAACATGGGTCAGTTTGAGCGTACTTTAATCATTGTGGATGAAGGCGCACATGTTCACTATGTAGAGGGCTGTACAGCTCCTGTTTATACAACAAACTCTCTTCACAGTGCTGTTGTAGAAATCATCATTAAGAAGGATGCGTATTGCCGCTATACAACGATCCAGAACTGGGCAAACAACGTGTATAACCTTGTGACAAAGCGTGCTGTTTGTGAAGCGAATGCCACAATGGAATGGATTGATGGAAATATCGGTTCCAAATTAACGATGAAATACCCAGCAGTTATTTTAAAAGGAGAAGGCGCTCGTGGAATGACACTTTCCATCGCATTAGCAGGCAAAGGTCAGCACCAAGACGCAGGAGCAAAAATGATTCACCTTGCTCCAAACACTTCTTCAACAATCGTATCGAAATCGATCTCTAAACAGGGCGGTAAAGTAACATACCGCGGAATCGTTCAATTCGGCCGTAAAGCTGATGGCGCACGTGCCAATATCGAGTGTGATACGTTAATTATGGATAATCAATCAACTTCTGATACAATTCCATACAATGAAATCATGAACGATAACATCTCTTTAGAGCACGAAGCAAAGGTTTCTAAAGTGTCTGAAGAACAATTATTCTATCTCATGAGCCGCGGTATTTCCGAGGAAGAAGCAACTGAAATGATCGTAATGGGCTTCATCGAGCCATTTACGAAAGAGCTTCCAATGGAATATGCGGTTGAAATGAACAGATTGATTAAGTTCGAAATGGAAGGTTCAATTGGTTAA
- the sufU gene encoding Fe-S cluster assembly sulfur transfer protein SufU yields the protein MSSNNLDTLYRQVIMDHYKNPRNRGILEDDSLTINMNNPTCGDRIQLTLKLDEGKVVDAKFEGEGCSISMSSASMMTQAIKGLNIDDALKLSEVFSHIMQGKEYDVDLDLGDIEALQGVAKFPARIKCATLAWKAMEKGLKEN from the coding sequence ATGTCTTCTAATAATTTAGATACTCTATACAGACAAGTAATCATGGACCATTACAAAAATCCCCGTAATAGAGGGATCCTAGAAGATGATAGCCTAACGATTAATATGAATAACCCGACATGCGGGGACCGAATTCAGTTAACGTTAAAGTTAGATGAGGGAAAAGTAGTGGATGCAAAATTTGAAGGGGAAGGCTGCTCGATTTCCATGTCTTCTGCTTCCATGATGACTCAAGCAATAAAAGGCTTAAATATTGATGATGCATTGAAGCTTTCAGAGGTTTTCTCACATATTATGCAGGGAAAAGAATATGATGTTGATTTAGACCTCGGGGATATCGAAGCGTTGCAGGGTGTTGCCAAATTTCCGGCACGAATTAAATGTGCAACCTTAGCGTGGAAGGCCATGGAAAAAGGCCTAAAAGAGAATTGA